A window from Ramlibacter pinisoli encodes these proteins:
- the trxC gene encoding thioredoxin TrxC: protein MTEPLHVSCPHCLATNRVRAEQLGSEPVCGQCKRPLFTGEPVDIATAAAFDRIVARTQVPILVDFWAPWCGPCRMMAPAFRQAAAALEPTMRVCKVDTEAVPELASRFGIRSIPTLALFIGGRETARQAGAMGSAAQIQQWARMHAGQPNA from the coding sequence ATGACCGAACCCCTGCACGTTTCCTGTCCGCACTGCCTGGCCACCAATCGCGTCCGCGCCGAACAGCTCGGCAGCGAACCGGTCTGCGGGCAATGCAAGCGGCCGCTTTTCACGGGCGAGCCGGTGGACATCGCGACGGCGGCGGCGTTCGACCGGATCGTCGCGCGGACGCAGGTCCCGATCCTGGTCGACTTCTGGGCGCCGTGGTGCGGGCCGTGCCGGATGATGGCGCCAGCGTTCCGCCAGGCTGCGGCCGCGCTGGAGCCGACCATGCGGGTGTGCAAGGTCGACACCGAAGCGGTCCCTGAACTGGCCAGCCGGTTCGGGATCCGCAGCATTCCGACCCTGGCGCTGTTCATCGGTGGCCGCGAAACCGCGCGGCAGGCAGGCGCGATGGGATCGGCGGCCCAGATCCAGCAGTGGGCCCGCATGCACGCGGGGCAGCCGAACGCCTGA
- a CDS encoding patatin-like phospholipase family protein encodes MRPEGREPRVALVIGAGSLKCAAAYGVARVLQNHRIPIARIIGCSGGAFCAAWLAAGGGDAQAVAERFARGWGGAFDEVDYGAILASVFPRWLGFTPKRGIVRDRAINAAIAAEFGQLRFEDLDTPLQLVATDFETGEQIVISSGRLFDAIRASIALPLILPPWPQGGRMLVDGAVCDPLPVDVAVREGADIIVAVGFENPLELQFHSGMGLVRQVTSLMVNQLLRAQYAFFNLAHDAETVLVMPEFDRPVGLGDVHLVPWLVEQGALAAEREMPYLRRLLEAAPLRAA; translated from the coding sequence GTGCGGCCTGAGGGGCGCGAGCCGCGCGTCGCGCTGGTGATCGGCGCGGGCTCGCTCAAGTGCGCCGCCGCCTACGGCGTGGCACGCGTGCTGCAGAACCATCGGATCCCCATTGCACGCATCATCGGATGCAGCGGCGGCGCCTTCTGCGCAGCCTGGCTGGCCGCGGGCGGCGGCGACGCCCAGGCGGTCGCCGAGCGTTTCGCGCGCGGCTGGGGCGGTGCTTTCGACGAGGTCGACTACGGCGCCATCCTGGCGTCGGTGTTTCCGCGCTGGCTGGGTTTCACGCCGAAACGCGGCATCGTCAGGGACCGTGCGATCAACGCCGCGATCGCAGCGGAGTTCGGCCAGCTCCGGTTCGAGGACCTCGACACGCCGCTGCAACTGGTGGCGACCGATTTCGAGACCGGCGAACAGATCGTGATCTCCAGCGGGCGCCTGTTCGACGCCATCCGCGCCAGCATCGCGCTGCCCCTGATCCTGCCGCCCTGGCCGCAAGGCGGGCGCATGCTGGTCGACGGCGCCGTGTGCGACCCGCTGCCGGTGGACGTCGCGGTGCGCGAGGGCGCGGACATCATCGTCGCGGTCGGATTCGAGAACCCGCTGGAGCTGCAGTTCCACTCGGGCATGGGACTGGTGCGGCAGGTCACGAGCCTGATGGTCAACCAGCTGCTGCGTGCGCAGTACGCCTTCTTCAACCTCGCCCATGACGCCGAGACGGTCCTGGTGATGCCCGAATTCGACCGCCCCGTCGGCTTGGGCGACGTCCATCTCGTCCCCTGGCTCGTGGAACAGGGCGCTCTCGCGGCCGAGCGCGAGATGCCCTACCTGCGGCGGTTGCTCGAGGCGGCGCCGCTGCGTGCAGCATGA
- a CDS encoding ATP-binding protein — protein MKVLVVEDNEMNRDILSRRLKRRGWEVAIAVDGAQGLAMAASEQPAVVLMDMSLPVIDGWEATRRLRADPAIAHLPVIALTAHAMSGDREKALAAGCDDFDTKPVEFERLFTKIDALLQRVPAAAADPLQITAPAELAALPRLLAVVDAACDRHAVPAEARHDLKLVAEEACVNVMRHAYPAGAPGPLTLTVRPGRLDGQPSMLLTIEDQGRPFDPLAQAAPDLTASAEAREIGGLGLPLIRELCDQLTYQRDPVRGNVFVMSRRLNH, from the coding sequence ATGAAAGTCCTGGTCGTCGAAGACAACGAGATGAACCGCGACATCCTGTCGCGCCGGCTGAAGCGGCGCGGCTGGGAGGTGGCGATCGCCGTCGACGGCGCCCAGGGGCTGGCCATGGCGGCCAGCGAGCAGCCGGCGGTGGTGCTGATGGACATGAGCCTGCCGGTCATCGACGGCTGGGAGGCCACGCGCCGCCTGCGGGCAGACCCCGCCATCGCGCACCTGCCCGTGATCGCGCTGACCGCGCACGCGATGTCGGGTGACCGCGAGAAGGCGCTCGCCGCGGGTTGCGACGACTTCGATACCAAGCCGGTCGAGTTCGAGCGGCTGTTCACCAAGATCGACGCCTTGCTCCAGCGCGTGCCCGCGGCGGCGGCCGATCCGCTGCAGATCACCGCACCGGCCGAACTGGCCGCGCTGCCGCGCCTGCTGGCGGTCGTCGACGCTGCCTGCGACCGCCATGCCGTGCCTGCCGAAGCGCGCCACGACCTCAAGCTCGTGGCCGAGGAGGCGTGCGTGAATGTCATGCGCCACGCCTACCCCGCCGGCGCGCCCGGGCCCCTGACGCTGACCGTGCGGCCGGGGCGCCTGGACGGGCAGCCGAGCATGCTGCTGACGATCGAGGACCAGGGCCGGCCCTTCGATCCGCTGGCCCAGGCCGCCCCCGACCTCACCGCCAGTGCGGAGGCACGCGAGATCGGCGGCCTGGGCCTGCCGCTGATCCGCGAGCTGTGCGACCAACTGACGTACCAACGCGATCCCGTGCGCGGAAACGTGTTCGTGATGTCGCGGCGCCTGAATCACTGA
- a CDS encoding VOC family protein, producing MGLKRMDNVGIVVESLDAAIAFFHELGLKLEGRAMIEGEWAGRVTGLPDQRVEIAMLVTPDGHSRLELSRFLTPRVVADHRNAPVNALGYLRVMFTVDDIDATLDRLRGLGAQLVGEVVQYADAYRLCYIRGPEGLLIGLAEELKSGDPA from the coding sequence ATGGGTCTCAAGCGGATGGACAACGTCGGCATCGTCGTCGAATCTCTGGATGCCGCCATCGCGTTCTTCCACGAGCTCGGCCTGAAGCTCGAAGGGCGAGCCATGATCGAAGGAGAGTGGGCCGGGCGCGTCACCGGATTGCCGGACCAGCGCGTCGAGATCGCCATGCTGGTCACCCCGGACGGCCACAGTCGGCTCGAGCTGTCGCGGTTCCTGACGCCGCGCGTCGTCGCCGACCACCGGAACGCCCCGGTGAACGCGCTTGGCTACCTGCGCGTCATGTTCACGGTGGACGACATCGACGCCACGCTCGACAGACTCCGTGGCCTTGGAGCGCAGCTCGTCGGCGAAGTGGTCCAGTACGCAGACGCGTACCGACTCTGCTACATCCGTGGCCCCGAAGGACTTCTCATCGGGCTCGCCGAGGAGCTCAAGTCCGGTGACCCGGCGTAG
- a CDS encoding anti-sigma factor antagonist, with protein MEAILTERDNATIITITGSVDSLNAEQLSATFAPPIAQGRVRLIADFSRVNYTSSAGLRSLLGAVKDSRRSGGDLRIAGLQPQVERVLAIAGFTSIIKVFPDVEAAVASYQA; from the coding sequence GTGGAAGCAATCCTGACCGAGCGCGACAACGCCACGATCATCACGATCACCGGCAGCGTCGACAGCCTCAACGCCGAACAGCTCAGCGCCACGTTCGCCCCGCCCATTGCACAGGGGCGCGTGCGGCTGATCGCCGACTTCTCGCGCGTCAACTACACGAGCAGTGCCGGCCTGCGCTCGCTGTTGGGGGCCGTGAAGGACAGCCGCCGCAGCGGCGGCGACCTGCGCATCGCCGGGCTGCAGCCGCAGGTGGAGCGCGTGCTCGCGATCGCCGGCTTCACCAGCATCATCAAGGTGTTCCCGGACGTCGAAGCCGCGGTGGCGAGCTACCAGGCCTGA
- a CDS encoding hybrid sensor histidine kinase/response regulator: MHTKEDRTSEGTALDGEFTRRSLGIMLAQTRASAVALTLAGPLYGLVIVPRTGWLPWLVWYVTLVASLLLRQRYFMHLVARDGYTGQTLHRVSLWAGVTGLLTAACVPLFVHWLTLTEVAIMTVLTLGQLLVAVIGVKPRMYAVYMAGSLSMVYVGWLVHGTGIHKLVIGLAMVLGGTMMQRAVHTYWKTLRDNAEMGASKAQLVDQLRAALERQHDIQLARSRFLGAASHDLRQPVQALMFLTDIFKRTSDMARREAIAPQIVRTGESIDTMFRHLVDFAQIEAGTLRANLQPVHLGRLIQAIVAGFAEKCAAKGLRFRVDMRSDGAVMADPVLLERVLRNFLDNAAKYSLVGEIVLTVQQSGEDLEISVEDQGVGMDEEDLALVWNSFHRGRSAALAEAEGIGLGLAICRHMADMMGARLGLSSRPGQGTRVTICLPRPAEPVCVARLDDNLRELNLQGRLIAVIEDDGATRRALTSWLQDAGAAVVAGAGLSETQEALLASGRRLDCILADYRLSEGDGVTAIAALRQQHGAVPALILSAEPDLQERGLGLPCLQKPVAPEALMAHLRQLFPDPGRSLESPDRGETSVAV; encoded by the coding sequence ATGCATACCAAGGAGGACCGCACCAGCGAGGGGACAGCCCTGGACGGCGAGTTCACGCGTCGCAGCCTGGGCATCATGCTGGCCCAGACGCGCGCCAGTGCAGTGGCGCTCACCCTGGCAGGCCCCCTGTATGGCCTGGTGATCGTGCCCCGGACGGGATGGCTTCCCTGGCTCGTTTGGTACGTCACGCTGGTGGCCAGCCTGCTGCTGCGCCAGCGCTACTTCATGCACCTGGTGGCCCGTGACGGCTACACCGGGCAGACGCTGCACCGGGTGTCGCTCTGGGCCGGCGTGACGGGCCTGCTCACGGCTGCCTGCGTGCCGTTGTTCGTTCACTGGCTCACCCTGACCGAGGTCGCCATCATGACGGTGCTGACGCTGGGGCAGCTGCTCGTTGCGGTGATCGGCGTCAAGCCCCGCATGTACGCCGTGTACATGGCCGGGTCGCTCTCGATGGTGTATGTCGGCTGGCTGGTGCACGGGACCGGTATCCACAAGCTCGTCATCGGGCTGGCGATGGTGCTGGGCGGCACCATGATGCAGCGCGCGGTGCACACCTACTGGAAGACGCTGCGCGACAACGCCGAGATGGGCGCGAGCAAGGCGCAACTCGTCGACCAGCTGCGCGCCGCGCTCGAGAGGCAGCACGACATCCAGCTTGCCCGGTCGCGCTTCCTCGGCGCCGCCAGCCACGACTTGCGGCAGCCGGTGCAGGCGCTGATGTTCCTCACGGACATCTTCAAGCGCACGAGCGACATGGCTCGGCGCGAAGCCATCGCGCCGCAGATCGTCCGCACCGGAGAGTCGATCGACACGATGTTCAGGCACCTGGTCGACTTCGCGCAGATCGAAGCGGGCACCTTGCGGGCCAATCTTCAACCGGTGCACCTGGGGCGGCTGATCCAGGCGATCGTCGCGGGCTTTGCCGAGAAGTGCGCGGCCAAGGGCCTGCGATTTCGCGTCGACATGCGATCGGACGGCGCCGTGATGGCGGACCCCGTGCTGCTCGAACGCGTGCTGCGCAACTTCCTCGACAACGCCGCCAAGTACTCGCTGGTTGGAGAGATCGTCCTGACGGTGCAGCAGTCCGGCGAGGACCTGGAGATCAGCGTCGAAGACCAGGGCGTGGGCATGGACGAGGAGGACCTGGCGCTGGTCTGGAACTCCTTCCACCGGGGCCGGTCCGCGGCACTGGCGGAAGCCGAAGGCATCGGCCTCGGTCTGGCGATCTGCCGCCACATGGCCGACATGATGGGCGCCCGCCTGGGGCTGTCCTCGCGGCCGGGCCAGGGCACCCGCGTGACCATCTGCCTGCCGAGGCCTGCCGAGCCGGTGTGCGTGGCGCGGCTCGATGACAACCTGCGCGAGCTGAACCTGCAGGGCCGCCTGATCGCGGTCATCGAGGACGATGGCGCGACCCGCCGGGCCCTGACGTCGTGGCTGCAGGATGCCGGCGCCGCCGTCGTGGCAGGCGCCGGCTTGAGCGAGACGCAGGAGGCGCTGCTGGCGTCGGGACGCCGTCTCGACTGCATCCTCGCGGACTACCGCCTGTCCGAAGGCGACGGTGTCACCGCCATTGCGGCGCTGCGCCAGCAGCATGGGGCGGTGCCGGCCCTGATCCTGTCTGCCGAGCCCGACCTGCAGGAGCGCGGACTCGGTCTGCCGTGCCTGCAGAAGCCGGTGGCGCCCGAAGCCTTGATGGCGCATCTGCGGCAGCTGTTTCCCGACCCGGGCAGATCGCTGGAGAGCCCGGATCGAGGCGAGACGAGCGTCGCCGTGTGA
- a CDS encoding patatin-like phospholipase family protein yields the protein MAATLPAFSPVDAASPKVTLVIGSGSVKCAAALGVAKAMADAGIGIERVVGCSAGAIFGALIAFGFSTDESRAMTMRLWTRELTGQRNTLGLLRALAPRLFGFKAAEFSLRNDRLLLQRLEAAFGDKRIEDAPIPLHLTATDFATGELVELARGSLVDGIRASLALPLAFTPHQLDGRLLVDGYLADPLPVSVAMKHGARVIVAVGFENPYQERVDSAGRFAFQLSAILANNLLRAKLAFHSAAHHSEMIIILPEFQQRVRLFDTGKLAYIIDEGEQAALQQLPYLHRLLAEGQLRAA from the coding sequence ATGGCTGCGACCCTTCCCGCCTTCTCACCCGTGGACGCCGCGTCGCCCAAGGTCACGCTCGTCATCGGGTCGGGCAGCGTCAAGTGCGCGGCGGCCCTGGGCGTCGCCAAGGCCATGGCGGACGCCGGCATCGGCATCGAGCGCGTCGTGGGCTGCAGCGCCGGGGCCATCTTCGGCGCCCTCATCGCCTTCGGGTTCTCCACCGATGAATCCAGGGCGATGACGATGCGCCTGTGGACGCGCGAGCTGACGGGCCAGCGCAACACGCTGGGCCTGCTGCGCGCCCTGGCGCCGCGCCTGTTCGGCTTCAAGGCGGCCGAGTTCTCGCTGCGCAACGATCGCCTCCTGCTGCAGCGGCTGGAGGCCGCGTTCGGGGACAAGCGCATCGAGGACGCGCCGATCCCGCTGCACCTGACAGCCACCGATTTCGCGACCGGCGAGCTGGTGGAACTGGCGCGCGGCTCGCTGGTCGACGGCATCCGCGCCAGCCTTGCGCTGCCGCTGGCCTTCACTCCGCACCAGCTGGACGGCCGCCTGCTGGTCGACGGCTACCTGGCCGACCCGCTGCCGGTGAGCGTGGCGATGAAGCACGGCGCGCGCGTCATCGTCGCCGTGGGCTTCGAGAACCCGTACCAGGAGCGCGTCGACAGCGCCGGGCGGTTCGCCTTCCAGCTGAGCGCAATCCTCGCGAACAACCTGCTGCGCGCCAAGCTGGCCTTCCACAGCGCGGCGCACCATTCGGAGATGATCATCATCCTGCCGGAGTTCCAGCAACGCGTGCGCCTGTTCGACACCGGCAAGCTGGCCTACATCATCGACGAAGGCGAGCAGGCCGCGCTGCAGCAGCTGCCGTACCTGCACCGACTGCTGGCCGAAGGGCAACTGCGTGCGGCCTGA
- a CDS encoding CAP domain-containing protein, with amino-acid sequence MASAGMVSKRLRTASQLVWVAALLASGCGGGGGGGGGGGGGGGGGDSAPATALPTVAVDSASYAPGSPQRLAYDQLNAARSRCGFGLLAQSAPLDQAAAAHGNYMSLNSEFGHGEVPGKPGFTGATPLDRTRAAGYAARAVGEDLSAGGSFSGSTAADAIRNLMAAPYHAQSLLTGFRDVGLAWNVVGSLNTLTADLGVPVSAQFQSPQGVATFPCAGTTDAVPRGSNESPSPFPSNPDAQWGQPVTVTGPDSLRLTSATITSPSGPVALLVIYGSGATVDPNGAFTDGWFSVIPEVLQPSTSYAVAIDYTVLGTPGAARFTFTTGPR; translated from the coding sequence ATGGCGTCGGCAGGCATGGTGTCGAAACGGTTGCGCACGGCAAGCCAGCTCGTCTGGGTCGCGGCGCTGCTCGCCAGCGGCTGTGGTGGCGGCGGCGGCGGTGGCGGCGGTGGCGGTGGCGGTGGCGGTGGCGGCGACAGCGCGCCGGCGACCGCGCTGCCCACGGTCGCCGTCGACAGCGCCAGCTACGCCCCTGGCAGCCCACAACGGCTGGCCTATGACCAGCTCAATGCCGCCCGGTCGCGCTGCGGTTTCGGGCTGCTGGCGCAGTCGGCGCCGCTGGACCAGGCTGCGGCTGCGCATGGCAACTACATGAGCCTCAACAGCGAATTCGGCCACGGCGAGGTTCCCGGCAAACCCGGCTTCACCGGCGCCACGCCGCTGGACCGCACCCGGGCCGCGGGCTATGCCGCCCGTGCCGTCGGCGAGGACCTCTCGGCAGGCGGATCGTTCAGCGGCTCGACGGCAGCCGACGCGATCCGCAACCTCATGGCCGCCCCGTACCACGCCCAGTCCCTCCTGACCGGCTTTCGTGACGTGGGCCTCGCGTGGAACGTCGTGGGTTCGCTCAACACGTTGACCGCCGACCTGGGCGTTCCCGTTTCGGCGCAGTTCCAGTCACCGCAGGGTGTGGCCACGTTCCCTTGCGCGGGCACCACCGATGCCGTGCCCCGCGGCAGCAATGAATCGCCGTCCCCCTTCCCGTCCAACCCGGACGCGCAGTGGGGCCAGCCCGTCACCGTGACAGGGCCCGATTCGCTGCGCCTCACCTCGGCCACCATCACCAGCCCCTCCGGACCCGTGGCTCTCCTGGTCATCTACGGCTCGGGCGCGACCGTCGACCCGAATGGGGCCTTCACCGACGGATGGTTCTCCGTCATTCCGGAGGTGCTGCAGCCCAGCACGAGCTATGCGGTCGCGATCGACTACACGGTCCTGGGAACTCCCGGCGCTGCGCGCTTCACGTTCACGACGGGCCCGCGCTGA
- a CDS encoding ATP-binding protein yields MSGAAALATAVADEAPAPARRVHPIVKLDYPIRIVGHLASASVIISVLLSRPPSAPLWAWLAFTALVWPHLAYWLARRAQDSKRAELAWLLTDTLILAFWAGQLGFDILVTAVFLMGMLTTNLSVGGKRFATWSVAVFLLGAFLGAAAGDFRGYLRASETTQLLTAITWCLFMIMFGVQSHAQTRAAIQANREVKARNRLIEQQTFELDQARQAAELAREQAEHANRAKSAFLANMSHELRTPLNAVIGYAQLLTDEFAEGQPVGPSTMTDLGRIETAARHLLGLINDVLDLSKIEADKIELSFEDVELPELLDQVMSTTQPLLAVNRNRFDLSLGPGIGRIRTDATRLRQVLFNLLANAAKFTHEGTIRLAVRMDTDDQGSPVATFEVADTGIGMTPEQLGKLFQAFVQADAETSRKYGGTGLGLVISRRLCRMLGGDVTATSAPGVGSVFTAVVRADKMGAA; encoded by the coding sequence ATGAGCGGCGCCGCGGCACTGGCCACCGCGGTCGCCGACGAAGCGCCGGCGCCCGCGCGCCGCGTGCACCCCATCGTCAAGCTCGATTACCCGATCCGCATCGTCGGCCACCTGGCCAGCGCATCGGTCATCATTTCCGTTCTCCTCTCGCGGCCGCCGTCGGCGCCCCTCTGGGCATGGCTGGCATTCACGGCGCTGGTGTGGCCCCACCTGGCGTACTGGCTGGCTCGCCGCGCCCAGGACAGCAAGCGCGCCGAGCTCGCATGGCTGCTGACCGACACGCTGATCCTCGCCTTCTGGGCGGGCCAGCTCGGCTTCGACATCCTGGTCACGGCCGTCTTCCTGATGGGGATGCTCACCACCAACCTGAGCGTGGGCGGCAAGCGCTTCGCGACCTGGAGCGTGGCCGTCTTCCTGCTCGGCGCATTCCTGGGCGCGGCGGCCGGCGACTTCCGTGGCTACCTGCGTGCGTCGGAGACGACGCAACTGCTCACGGCCATCACCTGGTGCCTGTTCATGATCATGTTCGGCGTGCAGTCGCACGCCCAGACGCGCGCCGCCATCCAGGCGAACCGGGAGGTCAAGGCACGCAATCGCCTGATCGAGCAGCAGACGTTCGAACTCGACCAGGCGCGCCAGGCGGCGGAACTTGCCCGCGAACAGGCCGAACATGCCAACCGGGCCAAGAGCGCCTTCCTGGCCAACATGAGCCACGAGTTGCGCACGCCGCTCAATGCCGTGATCGGCTACGCGCAGTTGCTGACCGACGAATTCGCGGAGGGGCAGCCGGTCGGGCCCTCGACGATGACCGACCTGGGGCGCATCGAGACAGCGGCGCGCCACCTGCTGGGCCTGATCAACGACGTCCTGGACCTGTCGAAGATCGAGGCTGACAAGATCGAGCTGTCCTTCGAGGACGTGGAGCTTCCCGAGCTCCTCGACCAGGTGATGTCCACGACGCAACCGCTGCTGGCCGTCAACCGCAACCGCTTCGACCTGTCACTCGGCCCGGGCATCGGCCGCATCCGCACCGATGCGACGCGGCTGCGCCAGGTCCTGTTCAACCTGCTCGCCAATGCCGCGAAGTTCACGCACGAAGGCACGATCCGCCTGGCCGTGCGCATGGACACCGACGACCAGGGAAGCCCGGTGGCCACCTTCGAGGTGGCCGACACCGGCATCGGCATGACGCCGGAGCAACTGGGCAAGCTGTTCCAGGCCTTCGTCCAGGCCGACGCCGAGACCTCCCGCAAGTACGGCGGCACGGGGCTCGGCCTGGTGATCAGCCGGCGCCTCTGCCGGATGCTGGGGGGCGACGTCACGGCCACCAGCGCCCCCGGCGTCGGCAGCGTCTTCACCGCCGTCGTGCGGGCCGACAAGATGGGAGCGGCATGA
- a CDS encoding PP2C family protein-serine/threonine phosphatase, translated as MSDAERTMRILVVDDLEINRDLLVRRVSRLGHEARTAVDGVAALELLGAQAWDLVLLDITMPGMDGYETLRRIKADPAIADTPVIMVSAIDQIDSVVRCLELGADDYLVKPFNPVLLQARIESSLAKKRLADHRRARYDALSRELAIGRRIQRGFLPQALPRPSGWELAACCVPARQVSGDFYDVFELPSGALALVLADVCDKGVGAALYMALFRTLLRAMSTHGAPDEAPAATLARAVGFVNDYSVSVHGHENMFSTLFFALLRLDDGSLHYLNAGHESPLLVGSAGTSRLEPTGPAVGLVEGQRWAIGTATLEPGARLLAYTDGVTEAMGLHGAFGEPALLASVAEPFDAPGGLIRRLQERVAQHVGTLEPHDDITLLCVARAGAGGP; from the coding sequence ATGAGCGACGCCGAACGCACGATGCGCATCCTGGTCGTCGACGACCTGGAGATCAACCGCGACCTGCTGGTGCGGCGCGTGTCCCGCCTGGGCCACGAAGCGCGCACGGCGGTCGACGGCGTGGCCGCACTGGAGCTCCTGGGTGCCCAGGCCTGGGACCTGGTGCTCCTGGACATCACGATGCCCGGCATGGATGGCTACGAAACGCTGCGCCGGATCAAGGCCGACCCCGCCATCGCCGATACCCCGGTCATCATGGTTTCCGCCATCGACCAGATCGACAGCGTCGTGCGCTGCCTCGAACTGGGCGCCGATGACTACCTGGTCAAGCCCTTCAATCCGGTGCTCCTGCAGGCGCGCATCGAATCGTCCCTGGCCAAGAAGCGGCTGGCCGACCACCGGCGGGCGCGGTACGACGCGCTCTCCCGCGAGCTGGCGATCGGGCGGCGCATCCAGCGCGGCTTCCTGCCGCAGGCCCTCCCGCGTCCGTCGGGCTGGGAGCTGGCGGCCTGCTGCGTCCCTGCGCGCCAGGTCTCGGGTGACTTCTACGACGTCTTCGAATTGCCGTCCGGAGCGCTGGCCCTGGTTCTGGCCGACGTGTGCGACAAGGGCGTGGGCGCGGCCCTCTACATGGCACTGTTCCGCACGCTGCTGCGCGCGATGTCCACGCACGGTGCCCCGGACGAGGCGCCTGCGGCGACGCTGGCGCGCGCGGTCGGCTTCGTCAACGACTACAGCGTGAGCGTGCACGGCCACGAGAACATGTTCTCGACCCTCTTCTTCGCGCTGCTGCGGCTCGATGACGGCAGCCTGCACTACCTGAACGCGGGGCACGAGTCGCCTCTCCTGGTGGGCAGCGCAGGGACGTCGCGGCTGGAGCCCACCGGCCCGGCCGTGGGCCTGGTGGAAGGCCAGCGCTGGGCGATCGGCACCGCGACCCTCGAACCCGGCGCCAGGTTGCTGGCCTACACGGACGGGGTGACGGAGGCCATGGGCCTGCACGGCGCCTTCGGCGAACCGGCACTCCTGGCGAGTGTCGCGGAGCCCTTCGACGCCCCCGGGGGACTCATCCGCCGCCTGCAGGAGCGGGTGGCGCAGCACGTCGGAACGCTGGAGCCGCACGATGACATCACGCTGCTGTGCGTGGCGCGCGCCGGCGCCGGTGGCCCCTGA
- a CDS encoding GNAT family N-acetyltransferase — MSDNPSPAVFVRRARHEDVQCMRDFVQQLSSTSRRNRFHGVVSGDSPQLLNTLLDDDRERHGAWVACVWGPNGEQIIGEGGWHIVDAAQGRAELGLSVLDSWQGSGVAHALMTKLIDGAREAGVQSLYGEVLESNERMLAFMQRYGMQQSADDWPWDRGGAIRMERKLA, encoded by the coding sequence ATGTCCGACAACCCGTCCCCCGCCGTGTTCGTCCGCCGCGCCCGCCACGAAGACGTCCAGTGCATGCGCGACTTCGTGCAGCAATTGAGCAGCACGTCGCGGCGCAACCGCTTCCATGGCGTCGTGAGCGGCGACTCGCCCCAACTGCTGAACACCCTGCTCGACGACGATCGCGAGCGCCACGGCGCCTGGGTCGCCTGCGTCTGGGGACCGAATGGCGAGCAGATCATCGGCGAGGGCGGCTGGCACATCGTCGATGCGGCGCAAGGGCGCGCGGAACTGGGCCTGAGCGTGCTCGACTCGTGGCAGGGATCGGGCGTGGCGCACGCGCTGATGACCAAGCTGATCGACGGCGCGCGCGAGGCCGGTGTCCAGTCGCTCTACGGTGAGGTGCTCGAATCGAACGAACGCATGCTGGCGTTCATGCAGCGGTACGGGATGCAGCAAAGCGCCGACGACTGGCCCTGGGACCGGGGAGGAGCGATCCGCATGGAGCGCAAGCTGGCCTAG